The following proteins come from a genomic window of Trifolium pratense cultivar HEN17-A07 linkage group LG4, ARS_RC_1.1, whole genome shotgun sequence:
- the LOC123919495 gene encoding vesicle-associated membrane protein 711-like, which translates to MGILFALVARGTVVLAEFTGTTTNATAIARQILEKIPGNNDTHVSYSQDRYIFHVKRTDGLTVLCMADDTAGRRIPFAFLEEIHQKFVRTYGRAVLNAQAYGMNDEFSRVLSQQMEYFSTDPNADRINRLKGEMSQVRNVMIENIDKVLDRGDRLELLVDKTTDMQGNTFRFRKQTRRFRSAVWWRNVKLTVALIVILLVIAYVVLAFVCHGPTLPSCF; encoded by the exons ATGGGTATACTCTTCGCACTAGTCGCACGTGGCACGGTGGTTCTCGCCGAGTTCACCGGAACAACCACAAACGCCACCGCAATCGCGCGACAAATTCTCGAGAAGATTCCTGGAAACAACGATACACACGTTTCTTATTCACAAGATCGGTATATCTTTCACGTTAAACGGACCGATGGACTCACTGTTCTTTGTATGGCGGATGATACCGCCGGACGGAGAATTCCGTTTGCGTTTTTGGAAGAGATTCATCAGAAGTTTGTTAGGACTTATGGACGTGCTGTTCTTAATGCTCAAGCTTATGGTATGAATGATGAGTTTTCTAGGGTTTTGAGTCAGCAGATGGAGTATTTCTCTACTGATCCTAATGCTGATCGGATTAATCGTCTCAAAGGTGAAATGTCTCAG GTACGAAATGTCATGATAGAAAATATTGACAAGGTTCTGGATAGAGGTGATAGATTGGAATTGCTGGTGGATAAAACTACTGATATGCAAGGAAACACATTTCGCTTCAGGAAACAGACTCGTCGTTTTAGAAGCGCTGTGTGGTGGAGGAATGTTAAACTCAC GGTCGCTCTTATAGTCATCCTACTTGTGATAGCATATGTTGTGTTGGCTTTTGTTTGCCATGGGCCTACACTACCGTCTTGCTTCTAG
- the LOC123921387 gene encoding protein CLT1, chloroplastic-like, producing MASFCRQLPDAGAITLPGGVRFRRPEVIAGTFNVRYGYSLRHTRMLRMKLTVVGAAVYGGVRRRKEKVGPCNYAVEDGSVGNDDVVGRSGNRAAEVAVATAATVVLGVGNRVLYKLALVPLKQYPFFLAQLSTFGYVIVYFGIMYIRHRAGIVTDEMLSLPKTPFVVIGLLEALAAATGMAAGAILSGASIPILSQTFLVWQILLSIIFLGRRYKVNHLVGCFLVTIGVVVTVTSGADAGNSLKDGGLFWSLLMIISFLLQAADTVLKELIFLDANRKLKGGSVDLFVVNSYGSAFQALFICLLLPFLSKLWGVPFSQLPNYLKDGAACFLNVGTLSSGCDGAPLLPILFIIVNIGFNIALLHLLKISSAVVSCLASTFSVPISIYVFTLPLPYLGIASSLPTGFVAGAIILIIGLLFYAWTPSNGSSGASFSEAST from the exons ATGGCATCATTTTGCCGGCAGTTACCCGACGCCGGCGCGATCACATTACCCGGCGGTGTTCGGTTCCGGCGGCCGGAGGTGATCGCCGGGACTTTCAATGTCAGATATGGATATTCCCTTCGGCATACGAGGATGTTGAGAATGAAGTTGACGGTGGTCGGTGCCGCCGTATACGGCGGCGTACGGCGGAGGAAGGAGAAGGTGGGACCATGCAATTATGCGGTGGAGGATGGGAGTGTTGGAAATGATGATGTGGTAGGGAGGAGTGGGAATAGAGCGGCGGAGGTGGCGGTGGCCACCGCTGCAACGGTGGTGTTGGGTGTCGGAAACAGAGTTCTTTATAAATTGGCTTTGGTTCCTTTGAAACAATATCCTTTCTTTCTTGCACAACTTTCCACTTTCGG ATATGTGATTGTATACTTTGGCATTATGTATATTCGGCACCGTGCCGGCATTGTTACCGATGAGATGTTAAGTTTGCCAAAGACTCCATTTGTTGTTATTGGTCTTCTGGAGGCTCTTGCTGCTGCTACTGGAATGGCTGCAGGAG CAATTCTCTCGGGAGCTTCAATTCCAATTTTGTCTCAG ACCTTTCTAGTGTGGCAAATTCTTCTGTCAATTATTTTTCTTGGGAGAAGATATAAAGTCAATCACCTAGTTGGATGCTTTCTTGTCACTATTGGTGTAGTTGTTACTGTAACAAG TGGAGCTGATGCTGGAAATTCATTAAAGGATGGTGGTTTATTTTGGAGTCTTTTGATGATCATTTCATTTTTACTCCAAGCAGCTGATACCGTGCTCAAG GAGCTAATCTTTTTGGATGCCAACAGAAAACTGAAG GGAGGCTCTGTGGATCTGTTTGTTGTCAACTCATATGGATCTGCATTCCAA GCACTATTCATATGCCTTCTTCTCCCCTTCTTGTCAAAGTTATGGGGCGTTCCCTTCAGTCAACTACCAAACTACTTAAAAGATGGTGCAGCATGCTTCCTAAATGTTGGTACATTATCAAGTG GATGTGATGGTGCACCTCTGCTACCAATTCTGTTTATCATTGTAAACATTGGTTTCAATATTGCATTGCTTCATCTCCTCAAGATCTCTTCGGCTGTTGTATCGTGTCTTGCTTCCACATTTTCAG TTCCAATATCAATCTATGTGTTCACACTGCCATTGCCATACCTTGGTATTGCCTCCTCTCTTCCCACAGGCTTCGTGGCAGGGGCCATCATTCTCATTATTGGCTTACTCTTTTATGCATGGACCCCTTCAAATGGTTCCTCAGGTGCTTCTTTCTCAGAGGCTTCCACCTAG
- the LOC123921388 gene encoding rhodanese-like/PpiC domain-containing protein 12, chloroplastic has translation MLRVYQLRRVGLLIPKLSSLSTIPSFSFYSHSHSHSQIHTFSSTETIHFQSHYSLTLSPFTSPKQQASYSSGVEGGREREILVQHLLVKEDDQKLLLDLQKRISAGEDLKDLAVDHSICPSKDEGGVLGWVRKGQMVPELEEAVFNAPLNKVVMCKTEFGWHLLQVLSEREESVFEDIQPDELHVKLQDPNFSGKAQLIDIREPQEVDKASLPGFKVLSLLQFGKWGTEINSKFDLQKDTYVLCHHGIRSLQVARWLQSKGFRKVYNISGGIHAYAEQVNPSVPTYARENFGERTPFNILAGHPFKTANFYLRGKASDGRK, from the exons atgtTGAGAGTTTATCAATTAAGAAGAGTTGGACTGTTGATTCCAAAACTCTCTTCGCTTTCCACAATTCCTTCATTCTCTTTTTattctcattctcattctcaCTCACAAATCCACACTTTTTCATCCACAGAAACGATCCATTTTCAATCACATTATTCTCTCACTCTTTCACCATTTACTTCTCCCAAACAACAAG cTTCATATAGTAGTGGCGTTGAAGGTGGTAGGGAAAGAGAAATATTGGTGCAACATTTGTTGGTGAAAGAAGATGATCAGAAACTATTGTTGGATCTTCAAAAGAGAATCTCTGCAG GTGAAGATTTGAAGGATCTTGCTGTGGACCATTCAATTTGCCCTTCTAAAGATGAAGGAGGAGTGCTTGGGTGGGTGAGAAAGGGACAAATG GTTCCTGAACTTGAGGAGGCTGTGTTTAATGCACCTTTAAACAAAGTTGTAATGTGCAAGACAGAATTTGGATGGCACCTGCTGCAGGTTTTATCTGAAAG GGAAGAGTCTGTATTTGAAGACATTCAACCTGATGAGCTGCATGTGAAACTTCAAGATCCCAACTTCTCCGGGAAGGCGCAGTTAATTGATATTCGAGAGCCTCAAGAAGT TGACAAAGCATCTTTGCCAGGATTTAAGGTTCTTTCCCTCCTACAATTTGGAAAATGGGGGACTGAGATAAACTCTAAATTTGATCTTCAAAAGGATACCTATGTTCTG TGTCATCACGGCATACGGTCGTTACAGGTTGCCAGGTGGTTGCAGTCAAAG GGGTTCAGGAAAGTATACAATATTTCTGGAGGAATCCATGCCTATGCGGAGCAGGTCAATCCGTCGGTTCCTACATACGCGAGAGAAAATTTTGGTGAGAGGACTCCATTCAATATTTTAGCAGGTCACCCTTTCAAAACTGCCAACTTTTACTTGAGAGGCAAGGCATCTGATGGTCGCAAATAA